One part of the Dyadobacter sp. 676 genome encodes these proteins:
- a CDS encoding MOSC domain-containing protein, translating into MTLSEIWIYPVKSLGGIRLSNATVEERGLRHDRRWMIVDENNVFITQRAYPEMALIDVALLDKGLKISLRTDPSDFVLVPYRPVTAFPVTVRVWDDTVEAVTVSADADVWLSRQLGLDLRLVMMPDSTERKADPRYARHHENVSFADGFPYLVISQASLDDLNGRLAEPIEMRRFRPNFVISGTEPFAEDQWKHVTIGNLRFEVVKPCARCVLTTIDPATGEKGPEPLKTLAGYRKNGNKILFGQNVTARDSGEIKIGDQLTVQE; encoded by the coding sequence ATGACTTTATCCGAAATATGGATTTATCCTGTCAAATCACTCGGCGGAATCCGGCTCAGCAACGCAACAGTCGAGGAGAGAGGTTTGCGACACGACCGCCGGTGGATGATCGTCGACGAAAACAACGTGTTTATCACCCAGCGCGCCTACCCTGAAATGGCGCTGATAGACGTGGCATTGCTGGACAAAGGATTGAAAATATCCCTTCGCACCGATCCGTCGGATTTCGTACTTGTCCCTTACCGACCGGTAACGGCATTTCCGGTTACGGTCCGCGTCTGGGATGACACGGTCGAAGCCGTCACCGTCTCGGCAGATGCAGATGTATGGCTCAGCAGGCAGCTCGGGCTCGACCTTCGGCTCGTAATGATGCCCGATTCAACCGAAAGAAAGGCCGATCCGCGGTATGCACGGCATCACGAGAATGTAAGCTTTGCCGATGGCTTCCCTTACCTCGTCATTTCCCAGGCTTCGCTGGACGATTTGAACGGCCGCCTCGCCGAGCCGATCGAAATGCGGCGTTTCCGCCCCAATTTCGTCATTAGCGGTACCGAACCGTTTGCCGAAGACCAATGGAAGCACGTTACCATAGGCAACCTGCGTTTCGAAGTAGTGAAACCTTGCGCACGCTGCGTATTGACCACTATTGACCCTGCTACCGGTGAAAAGGGCCCGGAGCCATTGAAAACCCTGGCCGGCTACCGGAAGAACGGCAAC